One Coleofasciculus chthonoplastes PCC 7420 DNA window includes the following coding sequences:
- a CDS encoding phospholipase D-like domain-containing protein: MTQSYWHQGIIWLIVLTLSACQPPPVQVHRPPPLPQDPFVQVYFNHSPSTTYKEPYRLVTRPGDNLEQIITQAIATAQSTVDVAVQELRLPQIAQALVKRHQAGVRVRVIVENTYNRPWSEVSAQDIANLPPRERDRARENLRLIDRNNDGKLTPAEINQRDALVILRNAGVPILDDTADGSQGSGLMHHKFVVVDGYTVIVTSANFTTSDIHGDFQAPDSRGNANNLLKIESVELANSFTEEFNQMWGDGPGGVPDSRFGVKKSQRPIQKVTLGDTTLAVKFSPTSPTQPWSQSSNGFIEQILQSATQTIELALFVFSEQRLADQLQTVHEQGVQVQALIDPSFAYRYYSEGLDLLGVALSNQCRYEARNRPWQNPIATVGVPQLPSGDLLHHKFGVVDREIVITGSHNWSASANTQNDETLLVIDSHLVAAHFEREFERLYTNAILGVPVAVQRRIQNQQQSCDQITQANDPNAPSFRGIVNLNTATQDELETLPGIGPKLAERIITARSQKPFTSLADLDRVSGIGPHLLQQLDGRVTW; encoded by the coding sequence ATGACACAATCATACTGGCATCAAGGTATCATCTGGCTTATTGTACTAACTCTGTCCGCTTGTCAACCTCCTCCAGTTCAAGTTCACCGTCCGCCTCCCTTACCGCAAGATCCCTTTGTTCAGGTCTACTTTAACCATTCCCCCTCGACAACCTACAAGGAACCCTATCGCTTAGTGACTCGACCGGGCGATAATTTAGAGCAGATTATTACCCAAGCGATCGCGACGGCTCAATCCACGGTCGATGTTGCGGTTCAAGAGTTACGCTTGCCGCAAATTGCTCAAGCCTTGGTCAAACGACATCAAGCAGGGGTTAGGGTCAGGGTTATCGTAGAAAATACCTACAACCGCCCTTGGAGTGAAGTCTCAGCTCAAGATATCGCTAATCTTCCGCCTCGGGAACGCGATCGCGCTCGAGAGAATTTACGGTTAATTGACCGTAATAACGATGGCAAGCTGACCCCTGCTGAAATTAATCAGCGAGATGCTCTAGTTATTTTACGCAATGCTGGCGTTCCTATCCTAGACGATACTGCTGATGGCTCTCAAGGTAGCGGCTTAATGCACCATAAGTTTGTTGTTGTGGATGGATATACGGTTATAGTGACATCCGCTAACTTTACTACCAGTGATATTCATGGCGACTTTCAAGCACCGGATAGTCGGGGTAATGCCAACAATCTCCTTAAAATTGAGAGTGTGGAATTAGCCAATTCCTTTACGGAAGAATTTAACCAGATGTGGGGAGATGGACCCGGTGGTGTACCCGATAGTCGGTTTGGCGTCAAAAAGTCACAACGCCCTATACAAAAGGTTACACTCGGAGATACTACCCTGGCGGTCAAGTTTTCGCCTACGTCACCGACTCAACCCTGGAGTCAAAGCAGTAATGGTTTCATTGAGCAAATCCTGCAAAGTGCCACCCAAACCATTGAACTGGCATTATTTGTCTTTTCCGAACAGCGATTGGCAGATCAGTTACAAACTGTCCATGAACAGGGCGTCCAAGTTCAGGCGTTAATCGACCCCAGTTTTGCCTATCGCTACTACAGCGAAGGACTGGATTTATTAGGTGTGGCGCTGAGTAATCAATGTCGCTATGAAGCCCGTAATCGTCCTTGGCAAAATCCGATCGCCACAGTCGGTGTTCCCCAACTCCCATCAGGCGATCTGTTACATCATAAGTTTGGGGTGGTAGATCGGGAAATAGTGATTACCGGGTCTCATAATTGGTCAGCATCAGCCAATACTCAAAACGACGAGACGCTGTTAGTGATTGATAGTCATTTAGTCGCTGCCCATTTTGAACGTGAATTTGAACGTCTCTACACGAATGCCATACTGGGGGTTCCGGTGGCGGTGCAGCGAAGGATTCAGAACCAGCAGCAATCCTGTGACCAAATTACTCAGGCAAATGATCCGAACGCCCCAAGTTTTAGGGGGATAGTCAACCTCAACACCGCCACCCAGGATGAACTGGAAACGCTACCCGGAATCGGACCCAAACTGGCTGAGCGAATTATTACCGCGCGATCGCAAAAGCCATTCACGTCATTAGCTGACCTTGACCGGGTTTCAGGTATCGGACCTCATCTACTCCAGCAGTTAGATGGGCGAGTGACCTGGTAA
- the smpB gene encoding SsrA-binding protein SmpB, which translates to MSDQSKGFKVVADNRQARFRYEILETYEAGIELKGTEVKSIRESRVNLRDGYALVRNGEAWLLNVHVSPYQSSSLYFNHDPVRTRKLLLHKQEISKLVGKVEQQGLTLVPLKMYLKRGLVKVSLGLCKGKKLHDKRETIKRRQDEREMARVVQRY; encoded by the coding sequence ATGAGTGATCAAAGTAAAGGGTTCAAGGTTGTTGCCGATAATCGGCAAGCACGCTTCCGCTATGAGATTTTAGAGACTTACGAAGCGGGCATCGAATTAAAAGGGACAGAAGTTAAGTCCATTCGCGAGAGTCGGGTCAATTTGCGAGATGGGTACGCCCTGGTTCGCAATGGTGAGGCTTGGCTGTTGAACGTACATGTCTCGCCGTACCAAAGTAGCAGCCTCTACTTCAATCACGATCCAGTTCGCACCCGTAAACTTTTGCTGCACAAGCAGGAAATCAGCAAACTCGTTGGCAAGGTAGAACAACAGGGGTTAACGCTGGTGCCGTTGAAAATGTATTTGAAGCGAGGCTTAGTGAAAGTGAGTCTGGGTCTGTGTAAGGGTAAAAAATTGCACGACAAGCGTGAAACCATTAAGCGGCGTCAGGATGAGCGGGAAATGGCGCGAGTCGTTCAGCGTTATTAA
- a CDS encoding DUF4278 domain-containing protein, translated as MKLTYRGIQYDYNPPKVETVESKAGGKYRGWDWRFRNLKNPPVLQPRVNLQYRGVRYQTPGTVANNGVASEKAPTLVSSQDKARSRMSKQQRVLKNRQLSMLYRSATEVGLATR; from the coding sequence ATGAAACTTACTTATCGCGGTATCCAATACGATTACAATCCCCCTAAGGTAGAAACTGTCGAATCAAAGGCTGGTGGTAAGTACCGGGGTTGGGACTGGCGATTCCGCAATTTGAAAAATCCGCCAGTGTTACAACCACGAGTCAACCTGCAATATCGCGGCGTTCGTTATCAAACACCGGGGACTGTTGCTAATAATGGTGTTGCGTCAGAAAAAGCACCCACTTTAGTTTCCAGTCAAGATAAAGCTCGTTCTCGGATGAGCAAGCAGCAACGAGTCCTCAAAAACCGTCAGCTTTCGATGTTGTACCGTTCAGCGACAGAAGTTGGATTGGCAACTCGTTAA
- a CDS encoding DUF937 domain-containing protein, giving the protein MSLFNQILGAINNPSQEASSGQLAGILSTVQNLSQSANADPSTIQSVLSIVGKYARPALQQKREAEGEQETQSFINQFSGTGANNQAVNLLFNTPQIQQLVEEAEQRTGLNAATIQSLLPMLVPLVLNLLKTGTNNQNPEGSNPVLNSFLDTDGDGDVDIADAMQMASRYLNP; this is encoded by the coding sequence ATGAGTTTATTCAACCAAATTCTCGGTGCGATTAATAACCCCTCTCAGGAAGCCAGTTCGGGTCAATTAGCTGGCATCCTCAGTACCGTGCAAAACCTCAGCCAAAGTGCCAATGCTGACCCCTCCACGATTCAATCCGTTTTATCTATCGTTGGCAAATATGCCCGTCCCGCGTTGCAACAAAAGCGAGAAGCGGAAGGAGAACAGGAGACACAATCCTTTATTAACCAATTCAGTGGTACAGGTGCTAACAATCAAGCGGTCAACTTACTCTTTAATACACCACAAATCCAACAGTTAGTCGAGGAAGCCGAACAACGGACAGGACTCAATGCTGCTACCATTCAATCCCTGTTACCCATGTTGGTTCCCTTAGTGCTGAATTTACTCAAAACGGGAACAAATAACCAAAATCCTGAAGGCTCGAATCCAGTGTTGAACTCATTCCTCGATACAGATGGTGACGGCGATGTGGATATTGCTGATGCGATGCAAATGGCGTCTCGTTATTTGAATCCTTAG
- a CDS encoding YcjF family protein, protein MPLPRLLTLIIGLSIILGLILWLIDSINQLYWSLNSPLLANLLVLLLIVLLILLIATFVYYVWTFSRPKSSSRKRRPTPKVPQEKTEAASETLKAVRQQVQNIQDEVAQQALLSRSREIEATLARGELLVVIFGTGSSGKTSLINALIGQMVGQVGAPMGTTDQGQTYTLTLKGIERQILITDTPGILEAGVVGTQREQLARQLATEADLLLFVVDNDLRQSEYEPLRRLADIGKRSLLVLNKTDLYTETDKETILARLRQQVRGFIAASDVVAIAANPQSIRLDNGEDFQPDPDIIPLIRRLAAVLRAEGQDLIADNILLQSQRLGEDARRLIDQQRRRQAEKVVERFQWIGAGVIAVTPLPVVDLLATAAVNAQMVVEIGRIYGCDLNMERGRELALSLGKTLASLGIVQGAMQLLSRALQFHIATYLVGKAIQGVTAAYLIRIAGKSFIEYFRHDQDWGDGGMTEVVEQQFQLNRKDEFMKVFIQDAIARVVMPLRDASKVKDLRDSQQDDWEH, encoded by the coding sequence ATGCCCCTACCCCGCCTACTGACGCTCATTATTGGTCTCAGTATTATTCTGGGGCTAATCCTGTGGCTGATTGACTCGATTAATCAACTCTATTGGTCGTTGAATTCGCCTCTACTGGCAAATTTGCTGGTTTTATTGCTAATTGTCCTACTTATTCTGTTAATTGCCACGTTTGTTTATTATGTTTGGACATTCAGCCGCCCCAAATCTTCATCCCGCAAGCGTCGCCCGACGCCAAAAGTGCCACAGGAAAAAACGGAAGCGGCTTCTGAAACGCTAAAAGCGGTGCGACAGCAGGTGCAGAACATTCAAGATGAGGTAGCCCAGCAAGCCCTGTTGAGTCGATCGCGTGAGATTGAAGCGACGTTAGCCCGTGGAGAACTGTTGGTTGTCATCTTTGGTACGGGTTCATCGGGGAAAACCTCCCTGATTAATGCTCTCATTGGGCAGATGGTGGGTCAAGTGGGCGCACCGATGGGAACCACAGATCAGGGACAAACGTATACGCTAACGTTGAAGGGAATAGAACGGCAGATTTTGATTACCGATACACCCGGTATTTTAGAGGCGGGGGTGGTGGGTACCCAACGGGAACAACTGGCGCGACAACTTGCCACGGAAGCCGATTTATTATTGTTTGTGGTGGATAATGACTTGCGACAGTCAGAATATGAACCCTTACGTCGTCTCGCGGATATTGGTAAGCGATCGCTGTTGGTGCTGAATAAAACCGATCTCTATACAGAAACCGACAAAGAAACGATTCTAGCCCGGTTACGCCAGCAGGTACGCGGCTTTATTGCTGCATCGGATGTAGTCGCCATTGCCGCCAATCCCCAATCGATACGATTAGACAATGGGGAAGACTTCCAACCTGACCCTGACATCATACCCTTAATCCGCCGTCTGGCGGCGGTGCTACGCGCTGAAGGGCAAGATTTGATTGCGGATAATATTTTACTCCAGTCTCAGCGTTTAGGCGAAGATGCCCGTCGTCTGATTGATCAGCAACGGCGGCGACAGGCGGAGAAAGTGGTGGAACGGTTTCAGTGGATTGGCGCTGGGGTGATTGCGGTTACGCCGTTACCTGTAGTCGATTTATTAGCAACGGCGGCGGTTAATGCCCAGATGGTGGTGGAAATTGGTCGAATTTATGGCTGTGATTTGAATATGGAACGGGGGAGAGAATTAGCGCTGTCTCTGGGAAAAACCTTAGCCAGTTTGGGAATTGTTCAAGGGGCGATGCAACTTCTATCAAGGGCGCTACAATTTCACATCGCTACCTATTTAGTTGGCAAAGCAATTCAAGGGGTAACGGCGGCGTATTTAATCCGAATTGCTGGGAAGAGTTTTATTGAATACTTCCGTCATGACCAAGACTGGGGTGATGGGGGAATGACAGAAGTGGTGGAGCAGCAATTTCAGTTAAACCGTAAGGATGAATTTATGAAAGTATTTATTCAGGACGCGATCGCACGAGTGGTTATGCCCCTGAGAGATGCTTCCAAGGTGAAAGATTTAAGAGATTCTCAACAGGACGACTGGGAACATTAA
- a CDS encoding pentapeptide repeat-containing protein, translating into MAQDYSGQNLQGRSFRGRTDLAGANFSHADIRGADFSNAILTGANFSYCQAGLQQHWAMILLLVALFLSTLSGFVSALAGVITGAALISQNLIEILAGAFILIALGVFVSLTIRQGLIMALGVWVVAIVVAAMVAVLTGATAVAVTLVAASAGAVAAAIAMAVVAAGAAAGAVAAASAVAIVAAGAGVVAAAGSVVVVTAGASVAAATSAATVAVIVAVGVAGLSAYVSWRALIGDKNYAFIRRVAVAFAAIGGTNFQGADLTDADFTQALLKSTNFRQAKVTRTCWFQAKKLELSRVGTTYLDHPKIRQLVVTGEGQEENFDNLRLPETNLRGANLVAASFINSDLSHANLQSANLKGATLKNTNLDSADLIGACLVGAYIEEWKITRKTKFDRVQRQYIVRRLGLKKRPKR; encoded by the coding sequence ATGGCTCAGGACTACTCCGGTCAAAATCTGCAAGGTCGCTCGTTTCGAGGCAGAACTGACTTGGCAGGTGCTAATTTTAGCCACGCTGACATACGAGGCGCAGATTTTAGCAATGCTATCCTAACGGGGGCAAATTTTAGCTATTGCCAAGCTGGATTGCAGCAACACTGGGCAATGATTCTATTGCTGGTTGCTTTATTTCTATCCACGCTATCGGGTTTTGTTTCCGCCTTGGCGGGTGTGATCACCGGAGCGGCGCTGATTAGTCAGAACCTGATCGAAATCTTAGCGGGTGCGTTTATTCTAATCGCTTTGGGCGTTTTTGTCAGCCTGACGATCCGTCAAGGGCTGATTATGGCGTTAGGGGTTTGGGTTGTGGCAATTGTGGTGGCGGCAATGGTGGCAGTTCTGACAGGAGCTACAGCGGTAGCGGTAACTTTAGTAGCTGCCAGTGCTGGAGCCGTCGCGGCAGCTATTGCCATGGCAGTCGTGGCAGCCGGAGCCGCCGCTGGTGCTGTAGCCGCTGCTAGTGCTGTCGCCATCGTCGCTGCCGGAGCTGGTGTCGTCGCCGCTGCCGGTTCTGTGGTTGTGGTTACGGCTGGGGCATCCGTGGCAGCAGCAACCAGTGCCGCAACAGTGGCGGTGATTGTGGCGGTGGGTGTGGCTGGACTTTCTGCTTATGTAAGCTGGCGAGCCTTAATCGGGGATAAAAACTACGCCTTCATTCGTCGGGTTGCGGTTGCCTTTGCTGCGATTGGGGGAACAAATTTTCAGGGTGCCGATTTAACGGACGCGGATTTCACCCAAGCCCTGCTCAAAAGCACCAATTTTAGACAAGCCAAGGTGACGCGCACTTGCTGGTTTCAAGCCAAAAAACTTGAACTGTCCCGTGTGGGAACAACCTATTTGGATCACCCCAAAATTCGGCAATTAGTGGTTACGGGTGAAGGACAAGAGGAAAACTTTGACAATCTTCGCTTACCGGAAACGAATCTGCGGGGGGCTAATTTAGTCGCGGCGAGTTTCATCAATAGCGATCTTAGCCACGCCAATTTGCAGTCGGCTAACCTAAAGGGGGCGACTCTAAAAAACACCAATTTAGATAGTGCCGATCTAATTGGGGCTTGTCTGGTGGGCGCTTATATTGAAGAATGGAAGATCACAAGGAAAACCAAATTTGATCGGGTGCAGCGTCAGTATATCGTTCGACGATTGGGTCTGAAAAAACGACCGAAACGCTAA
- a CDS encoding lytic transglycosylase domain-containing protein, whose product MNKRREIFAPHSRSRRRQRRRQIALVAGVGLAGLIWGGTLIGGKYTRGLGQLTIRLPFVQHNSFNPEKQSDTAVLRLASLPANQRKAKLEAIAQGKNSIDKSRARYLLAADLIAQDKGKEALPWLEGLELDYPVLGGYIAVKRAQAYEQIGEKTKALTEWQNLLQRYADQPVAAYALHALFSKESQYQEEEINSLSANPSWQEKIQQMYEPPVDDPKYWEKAVANYPSHPLILELAGERLQENPDQPELMLLLARYAFDTPEVTPDVTPILDQLVGNYGRVVDSDNQPLIKPEDWQMIAVGYWRDRKYGQASAAYAKAPETSNNAYLVARALKFAQQYADAKRAYKQMVSDFPDAEETPAALVELAQLQPDIEAVPYLDEVVERFPERAGEALLVKAETLERLGSYQAAEEARKQLIDEYGESDAAAAYRWQVARSHAESGNVEAAWEWAKPITTENPHRFLARQAGFWVGKWARELGHRQDAQAAFEQVITNHPQSYYAWRSAVQLGWDVGDFKTVRQLDPKLVLPKTRPLLPMGSAALKELYLLGQDEDAWILWKAEFQNRLEPTVAEQFTDGLVQLAIGDYLSGISTIASLENRETPKEQAQYQDLREKFTYWQALYPFPFSDKIATYSQKRELNPLLVTALIRQESRFEPDIRSGAGAVGLMQMMPSTGEWAAENIDMENYSLENPDDNIKLGTWFLREVHQSYNDNSLLAIASYNAGQGNLSKWLQQDSAGDPDEFVESIPFDETRDYVKQVFGNYWNYLRLYDPKVAQQVAQHSQSQSTAMRR is encoded by the coding sequence ATGAATAAAAGACGCGAGATTTTCGCCCCCCACAGCCGTTCAAGGCGTAGACAACGAAGACGACAAATCGCTCTAGTCGCTGGAGTCGGACTCGCAGGTCTAATTTGGGGAGGAACGTTGATCGGGGGAAAGTATACCAGGGGGCTGGGTCAATTGACCATCCGGCTGCCATTTGTGCAGCATAATTCCTTTAACCCAGAAAAACAGAGCGACACGGCGGTTTTGCGACTCGCGTCTTTACCAGCGAACCAGCGAAAAGCTAAACTTGAGGCGATCGCCCAAGGAAAAAATTCCATTGATAAGTCTCGGGCGCGTTATCTTTTGGCAGCGGATTTAATTGCACAAGACAAGGGCAAGGAGGCGCTGCCTTGGTTAGAGGGATTGGAGTTGGACTATCCTGTCCTCGGTGGCTATATCGCAGTTAAACGCGCCCAAGCTTACGAACAGATTGGTGAAAAAACCAAAGCCCTAACGGAATGGCAAAACCTGCTGCAACGTTACGCGGATCAGCCAGTTGCGGCTTATGCGCTTCATGCTCTTTTCTCTAAGGAGTCTCAGTATCAGGAAGAGGAGATCAACTCATTGTCCGCCAATCCGAGTTGGCAAGAGAAAATTCAGCAGATGTATGAACCGCCTGTTGACGATCCCAAATACTGGGAGAAAGCCGTCGCTAACTATCCATCTCATCCGTTGATTCTGGAGTTAGCCGGAGAACGCCTCCAAGAGAATCCCGATCAGCCTGAGTTGATGCTGCTGTTGGCTCGATATGCCTTTGATACCCCAGAGGTTACTCCAGATGTGACACCGATCTTAGACCAATTGGTGGGAAACTATGGTAGGGTAGTTGACTCCGATAATCAACCTCTAATTAAACCAGAGGATTGGCAAATGATCGCGGTGGGTTACTGGCGAGATCGGAAATATGGTCAAGCCAGCGCCGCTTATGCCAAAGCTCCCGAAACATCCAATAATGCCTATTTAGTGGCAAGAGCCCTGAAATTTGCCCAGCAGTACGCGGACGCTAAACGGGCATACAAACAGATGGTGAGTGATTTTCCCGACGCCGAGGAAACACCCGCCGCCCTGGTTGAACTGGCGCAACTGCAACCGGATATTGAGGCAGTTCCCTATCTAGACGAAGTTGTTGAACGCTTCCCGGAACGCGCCGGGGAAGCCCTTTTGGTCAAAGCGGAAACCTTGGAACGCCTAGGGAGTTATCAAGCCGCCGAGGAAGCCCGAAAACAATTGATTGATGAGTATGGTGAGTCTGACGCCGCCGCCGCCTACCGTTGGCAAGTGGCGCGATCGCACGCTGAATCCGGCAATGTCGAGGCAGCATGGGAATGGGCAAAACCGATTACCACCGAAAATCCCCATCGTTTCCTGGCACGTCAGGCGGGATTTTGGGTAGGCAAATGGGCAAGGGAATTGGGACACCGACAGGATGCCCAAGCCGCATTTGAGCAGGTGATTACCAACCACCCCCAGTCTTACTATGCGTGGCGCTCTGCCGTGCAGCTGGGTTGGGATGTGGGCGACTTTAAAACCGTTCGTCAACTTGATCCGAAACTGGTTCTGCCGAAAACCCGACCCCTGTTACCTATGGGTTCAGCCGCCCTCAAAGAACTTTATTTACTGGGTCAAGACGAAGATGCTTGGATACTTTGGAAAGCCGAATTCCAAAATCGCCTCGAACCCACCGTCGCTGAACAGTTTACCGATGGCTTGGTGCAGTTGGCAATCGGAGATTACTTGAGCGGCATTTCTACCATTGCCAGCTTAGAAAATCGGGAGACCCCCAAAGAACAAGCGCAGTACCAAGACTTACGGGAAAAATTCACCTACTGGCAAGCGCTCTATCCCTTTCCTTTCTCAGACAAGATCGCCACCTATTCCCAAAAGCGTGAACTCAATCCTCTATTGGTAACTGCTCTGATTCGCCAAGAATCTCGCTTTGAACCCGATATTCGGTCGGGCGCTGGTGCTGTCGGTTTAATGCAAATGATGCCCAGTACGGGGGAGTGGGCAGCAGAAAATATTGATATGGAGAATTATTCTCTAGAAAATCCAGACGATAACATCAAACTGGGAACCTGGTTTCTGCGAGAAGTTCACCAGTCTTATAACGACAACTCCTTACTCGCGATCGCCAGTTACAACGCGGGTCAAGGGAATTTGTCAAAATGGCTGCAACAAGACAGTGCTGGTGATCCAGATGAGTTTGTTGAATCCATTCCCTTTGATGAAACCAGAGATTATGTGAAGCAGGTGTTTGGTAACTATTGGAATTATTTACGACTGTATGATCCTAAAGTTGCCCAGCAAGTTGCCCAACATTCTCAAAGTCAGTCCACGGCAATGCGTCGATAA
- the ilvB gene encoding biosynthetic-type acetolactate synthase large subunit encodes MRYQSISKKEVKQKTVTRRTGAYALMDSLKRHGVNHIFGYPGGAILPIYDELYQWEERGEIQHFLVRHEQGAAHAADGYARATGKVGVCFATSGPGATNLVTGIATAHMDSIPLVVVTGQVTRAAIGSDAFQETDIFGITLPIVKHSYVVRDPRDMAWIVAEAFHIANTGRPGPVLIDIPKDVGLEEFDYTPVDPGMVKLTGYRPTVKGNPRQINQALHLIHQSQQPLLYVGGGAITANAHKQVKQLAETFQIPVTTTLMGKGAFDESHPLSVGMLGMHGTAYANFAVSECDLLIAVGARFDDRVTGKLDQFACHAKVIHIDIDPAEVGKNRAPQVPIVGDVQQVLAKLLRRYEEQDILADPNQTQVWLKRIQRWRQEYPLEAPQYPDTISPQEVIVELDRQAPDAYYTTDVGQHQMWAAQFLKTGPRRWISSAGLGTMGYGVPAAMGVKVALPDQQVVCVAGDASVQMNIQELGTLAQYGISVKTVIINNGWQGMVRQWQEAFFGQRYSSSNMEIGMPDFVILCQAYGVKGMVVKDRDELQDAIAQMLAYDGPVLLDVRVTKNENCYPMVAPGKSNAQMIGLPERRQQEQVAEVVDCSNCGTQNPTTNHFCPVCGTKL; translated from the coding sequence GTGCGTTACCAAAGTATCTCTAAAAAAGAAGTCAAACAAAAAACCGTTACCCGTCGCACGGGTGCTTACGCCCTGATGGATAGTCTGAAGCGTCATGGAGTTAACCATATTTTTGGCTATCCCGGTGGTGCAATCCTGCCGATCTATGATGAACTGTATCAGTGGGAAGAACGCGGAGAAATACAGCATTTCTTGGTTCGCCATGAACAGGGTGCAGCTCATGCGGCGGATGGATATGCCCGGGCGACAGGGAAAGTGGGTGTCTGTTTTGCGACATCGGGTCCTGGGGCGACAAACTTAGTGACCGGGATTGCTACCGCCCACATGGATTCGATTCCCTTGGTGGTGGTTACCGGACAGGTGACACGGGCGGCGATTGGTTCGGATGCGTTCCAAGAAACGGATATTTTTGGCATTACCCTGCCGATTGTCAAACATTCTTATGTGGTGCGTGACCCCCGTGATATGGCGTGGATTGTGGCTGAAGCATTCCACATTGCCAATACTGGTCGTCCGGGTCCAGTGTTAATTGATATTCCCAAGGATGTGGGACTAGAAGAATTTGACTACACCCCTGTCGATCCGGGTATGGTTAAGCTGACGGGGTATCGTCCTACGGTTAAGGGAAATCCCCGGCAAATTAATCAGGCGTTGCATCTGATCCATCAGTCGCAGCAACCGTTACTGTATGTCGGCGGCGGTGCGATTACAGCGAATGCCCATAAGCAAGTCAAGCAATTGGCAGAAACGTTCCAAATTCCAGTCACGACAACGCTGATGGGGAAAGGGGCGTTTGATGAATCTCATCCGTTGTCGGTGGGAATGTTGGGAATGCATGGCACGGCTTATGCTAATTTTGCCGTGAGTGAATGTGATTTACTGATTGCTGTAGGTGCGCGGTTTGACGATCGCGTTACTGGGAAGCTGGATCAGTTTGCTTGCCATGCTAAGGTGATTCATATCGATATTGACCCGGCGGAAGTGGGCAAAAACCGCGCCCCCCAAGTGCCAATTGTTGGTGATGTGCAGCAGGTGCTGGCTAAGTTATTACGGCGCTATGAGGAACAGGACATTCTGGCTGATCCGAACCAGACTCAGGTATGGCTGAAGCGGATTCAGCGTTGGCGTCAAGAGTATCCCTTAGAAGCGCCCCAGTATCCCGATACGATTTCGCCGCAAGAGGTGATTGTGGAGTTGGATCGGCAAGCCCCAGATGCTTACTACACCACGGATGTGGGTCAGCATCAGATGTGGGCAGCGCAATTTCTGAAGACGGGACCGCGCCGTTGGATTTCCAGTGCTGGTTTAGGCACAATGGGGTACGGAGTTCCTGCGGCTATGGGTGTTAAGGTTGCTCTCCCGGATCAGCAAGTGGTTTGTGTGGCGGGTGATGCTTCGGTACAAATGAATATTCAGGAGCTAGGGACATTAGCACAGTATGGCATTAGTGTCAAGACTGTGATTATTAACAATGGCTGGCAAGGAATGGTGCGCCAGTGGCAAGAGGCGTTTTTTGGACAGCGGTATTCCTCCTCGAATATGGAAATAGGAATGCCGGATTTTGTGATTCTGTGCCAAGCTTATGGAGTTAAGGGCATGGTGGTGAAAGATCGGGACGAACTTCAGGATGCGATCGCGCAAATGTTGGCTTATGATGGTCCGGTGTTGTTGGATGTCCGCGTCACCAAGAATGAGAATTGTTATCCGATGGTTGCACCGGGTAAGAGTAATGCCCAAATGATCGGATTGCCAGAACGCCGTCAGCAAGAACAGGTGGCGGAGGTGGTTGATTGCAGTAACTGTGGGACTCAGAATCCAACCACAAATCATTTCTGTCCAGTTTGTGGAACGAAACTGTAA